From the Coffea eugenioides isolate CCC68of chromosome 1, Ceug_1.0, whole genome shotgun sequence genome, the window GAAATCATTGTCACTTTTGCAATTCAGAAAAATAATTCACTACAAAACAGGACATCCATAAGTACCAAATGTAAAACTCATAAACCATCTATAAGATTAAAAATAATGgataaattttgcaaataattagGCTTGTATTGCACAGATCTTTACTGGTGCAGAATGATGACCTCTTTGATGACAATGAAAACTACTTTATCATCCGCAACATCAATTATGATAAAATAGTAGAAGTAACCCGTAATTACCAGCTCTATCATTAGTTTTCCCATTTGTGAAACATCTAAGCTAATCAAACAGAAACctaaaacaataaaatgaaataattgaatTCCTTTAATCCAATAAGCTTGACACATACTGAACTAACTTGATCCCTTATCTTACAAACAAAcatacaattcaaatggaattCCAGAAGACCTCAACTTAAGAGCCAAAATTCAAAACACCCCCATCAAGAAACTGGATGGTGAGTGCTACAGTGATGAAAACTCAGCTAAAGTTTCGAACTTTATGGATCATGCCAGCTCATGTTGTACTAAATTCACCTAAAACTGAAAAAATACCCCACCAGAAGAAGACAAAAAGAATAATACACTGCTGACTGCTCCAGCTAAGTGAAAGGAAAGCCCAGTTGAGACAATTCAGCAAACGAGAAATGCAGATCTATAGATCATCTAACTGGCATGCGTATATAACTGCAAGAAAGAGCTGAATTCAAATCATGGTGGGCACGtttgagaaaaacaaaaggaacccTTTTCTTTACCTCAAGTAAAAATGATGGGTTTTTGAAGATACTTCAGAAAAAGAACCTGAAAACAAAAAATGGGTGCTTGGTTGTTTGGACTCAATACAATGGGAGAAGAGTTAATGATGACTAAATATTAATTTAAATGCGAAAAAGGGACTTTTTTTTGATGTTTTTGGCTTCTGGTTTTCTTGTTGGGGACGGATCTAATTATGTCTAATCTTGTCTATGTGGGAAAGTAATCTCGTAATAATAATTAATCTTCTATGTCTCAATCACAATCAATCAGCCAAGGGAAAGGTCAACTCGTGGTCAACGGTATTCGAAAGCTTTAGACAAAGGTGTAATTATTTTCTGTTAGTATTCTTTTTCTGACAGCTTTGGAGTCTTTTTAGAGTGGTTGTTACTCCAATCGATTTGAAATAGTGTACGAGCAATTGAGCATCATTAGTGCGACACGTTTTAACTTTAAACATTGGTTAGAACAAGTTAAGGGTAAAAACAAGAATAATTTGAATTTTAGGACATCTAAAAGTAGCTTTACTTGGTACTtctattccaaaaaaaaaagagagagagagagaggttagGCAATTTCTCTCCCaaaaaaaatctacatttttcatgaacatatttttaatcattttttttatctcacataaatAAAATcattacagtattttttttacaaaaaaaaactctagaaaataagaattcAAACGGGCTCTAACCATGTATGTTTTGATTGTTTGCTACTTCATTGATATTATGATAGGTTCTTGAGTAATTAAGCATTGAGAGACATGAAGTAGTTTTCAAGTTATACGCTACTAATTGATATTTAGCAAAATTTTAGTCAAAGAACATTTCATACTTGATTTTTTGTaaccttatttttttttcttttgaatagaGTCTGTCTTCTTGAAGTTGCATATGTAAATATTCTTAAGGATAAAAATTTTGCAATTAAGAGAAAGAAAATATAACCAATGGATTTATAAGTTAATTTTTTGTAGTTCAAAGTTAACTAATATGAGCTAAACTCTTATAATTTTCTTAAAAGTAATACATTTGTTAATAATTGTGCTAATAAcctaatttctttcttttttgaggtaagaacaaaattttcaagatttggaatgtatatttgtttttcattgATATTATTCTAAACTCAAGAAAATAAGTACAAATTTTAACATGTTGAGCATGAGTTAAAGACAAATTCGAAAGTCTATATGCAAGATGAATCTGCCACCCCATAATTGTAACTTTTTAAAGAATCAAATTAGTGGCTCAGCTTATTTTTATGAAATCACCAtacaaataaaagagaaaaaaattacaCCATGGATTGGAGATGATATatccatttgaaacaaaaaaaaaacatttctcTTTTATTTCCAAGAAACAATACTTTGTCCTTTTAGCTTCCTAGTTGCTCAATCCCCACAATTCTTTTGGTAGATTTGATGgatattctaaaaaaaaaaaaacatttctcTTCCTACCTTTTTTGAACACCTAACCCTAtttaaattgctattttttttgagttattATTGAAAAATGTATCATAGCGATTTGATTTGACGTGTATGAAGTAAAAAAAGAATTAGTTTTTTTTAAGATTCAAAACTCTTTTTATCCACTCAAAATTTCAGGGTGCGACGGCGTCGTACAACGTTGCGGAGGTAGGGAGGTCGTTGTCAAAAAATACAGCCAAGGGTCAATCACGGGATTCTATAGCGGGGCCCACACTGATCGTATGGGTCCATGTGTCGCCGGCAAGGGCCAACCGGGCGGGCTTTGGTTACTGCTGGTACAGTGGGATTTTTTAGCCATGGGGCATGAAAGTTGTGGAAGACACGTGAATCTTTAAAAAGACTCATAAAAAGGCTTTttgccccttttttttcttatataatCTTGAAAGTTTGTGCCTTTTACTTCACTTTCACTCtaaagattttcaaaagaaacCTGTACAGATTTCTAAAAGTTTATACTACTATTTAGGAGTGCTTGTTTCACATATTGAAATCAGAAATGAAAATGGAATCATAGACTCTAATTTTGGAattaaacttttcattccaatatctAATTTGATTCATACATTGGAATTAGCATCATTCCAATTCCTGATGCTTGGTTTGACGAGTGTTtcggaattaaatgcaattaaatttcaaatttaccctgatataacaattcttataaaataaaagaattacaCATACGACAAATTAACATCTCCATAATTGTAACTACAATAGTTATTAACTTTTTTTATAAAACATAAGAAAAACATAaaccataaaaaaaattaataccaGAAAGTAAATATAGTGGTTGTATTAACAAGGAGTAAATTCCCAAAAAGAGGGAGTTTTTAAACGAACTTCCCAAAGGGTGGCGATTTTTGAGTCTCTTCCAAAAGAGTGAAAAACGCATCCAAGAAATGCgttcttccaaataaaaatgcaactttcaaatacgttattttaattttcataaatttgtttaaatatgaaaatttgattaaatagcgcataacataccagctctttatgggaaactggcaggttttgtaatATATTTTGTACCATCTCTTTatgggaaaaattggttaaatagcgctcAAAGGAAAattagtatgttttgtatttaacatataTTAAATAtctgaaagttaaaaaaaaaaaaagaaattgcccataacacACCAGTTCTTTATGGGAAATTGgcaggttttgtatttaatgcgctatttaaccaatttcgTTGGCCTATGGTGTCCTCCCTCTTCCAAAACATGAACGACTCATCACTCAAAATCTCAGAGACCTCAACAACACATACATGATTTAACTCCAGGCAACCTATAAATTCAAACTATCTGCAGTTTGTAAATGAAAGGGATTGCGTTCACTTTTCTAAAGGTACTTTGTAGTcaggaaaatttggtaaaatgtAAAACCAGAAGTTTTGGCTTGACCTAGATTGTCCATTTCTTTGTTGGCTGAGGATTTTCCACAATCGGCCAAAAGATGTAGGCCAAATTCGAGAAGAACAAGAGTTGTTATGATCGAGTGCCTTTTTATCGCTGAAGATATTTGCCCATTCCTATCCCATTTAGATctgttttagattttttttttcaagaaattttggatAAGAGATGAAAACTATATGATGAAGAATAAGAGATAGGAAATCTGATGAAGAAGAATAACAGAAGGTGCGGCGTGTGATGAAGGAAAGAGAGGGTAGGTCCGTCACAAATGTTGTCTGAGGGAATAAGTtgagggttttgtccaaaatctCCCAATTTGCTCGGGAATGAGATACGTTCgattttttagaaatgattcCAAAAGTTGCATTCTAATAGGCTTAACTCAAGCAACAAATAAGGGGTTTATTCCATTATGTGATTCCCAAATCTTTTAACCAAGCAGTCCCTTAGTCTTTGATAgttgaaacaaacaaaaaatcgtacaaacaaaaagaagaaatggaaagaAGATGAAGGGCCTATTTTCATTTCATACATATATGATACTGTATATGGGTTTGGTTTCAAATTTGTTTCATTTGCTTCTTATGTTTCAATGCAAATTCACACTAAATGCAGATATAGAATTAGGTGGCCCTTGTGAAATATGATAACACTAGAAAAAACAACAGTCGACAATGTGACACATGGAGCATCCAAGAGGAAAACAATAGTAGTAGGCAGGGGACAAAATAGTAGTGATAACTGATCTCACTTTCAAATGGACAAATAGTTTATCCCCTTATGATTAGATGTCACTTTGAAATTTTTTACTTCCTAGAGAAACAATTTCCCAATTTTTTTGTGTTCTTTACTGATGAACTATTAATTTGGTAGGTTGCCCAAGAGTTCTTGCTGATCAATAGAATTACCACTTCTTCATTAACTAATCAATACGATTATCGGTATAGtagtaaatgttgaaatttcaAAAGTTAGAGATTCTAGATTCTAATCTTCTTATCTCCTCGCCACTTGTTAAATATCATCTCTCTGTgttggaaggaaagaaaaccAATACCATCGGTAAAAGTGTCAAATGACGTTGAAGTTCACCAATTCACTATGACAATATTTAgtcgcaacggatcttctgtcccataccctgtgccactctctgtcccactttatattatattgctatttctcctacataaatgtcatgttttaattcttttttgtttccttaacatTCAATAGCTATTAACtaagtaatacacaaaatttaacaaactcaaaaaatcaaaatgcataaaaaatgagatttttttaatgaattttctattgtattttttaattttctattatatattacttttttgaacctgttgtatttattttttattcaactaatagttattgaatgttaaggaaacaaaaaagaactaaaacatgatatttatgtagggtaaatagtaatataatacaaagtgggacagagagtgaCACAGGGTATGgaacagaagatccgttgcgttATTTAGTTCTCCCATATATGAACAAGTGCAACTATTCAGACGTAAAAATCTCTAAGATATCGTTCAACTTCATTGATCAACCtttgttttgcatgttttactaGTGTAATCTAAATTCTGCTGACCTCGTAGCTGATCGTTGAAGAAACTTTTTCCAATCTGAAAAAGTTGCCATAGATCTCGAGGACAATAAGCGTAATGTCTTTGACATGTACGTTTGTGGGTATTATAATGTAGAGTATATATAAAGTATGTGTATATGAATTAGGGATAAATCAATTCTTTGCCCTTCGTCACGAAGGAAGGAACCAAGAATATTAACATGGGAAGAGTAGGGTTTGGTTCTttttgttggatccttaatctaATGTtagacttatatgtgaataattatttgTGTTGCAGACTGTCAGATAAGATTAAATCTAATTAAAATGATCAATTATGATTTGAactttaatgtatctaatagatTTGCCCTTCATCACGAAGGAAGGAACCAAGAATATTAACATGGGAAGAGTAGGGTTTGGTTCTCTTCCCCTTCTCTTGCTCCACCTTGATAAACGATCTTAATTCTTTATTATAAGCTAAAAACATGACTTAGGAATTTAGACGGCTATTAAGTCAATGGGTCTCATACCTCCAACTAGTTGTTGTTTAATGGATCATTAAACCCTCCATTATATAttgttcttaaaaaaaaatggaactcCATGCATGAGTTATAAGCATTGCTCTTGGAAGTTTGTTTGGCTCCTTTTTACCTCTTCATGATGAGCATGACAATTCTACAGGAGCTTTTAAAGTCTTTTAAGTTGATAcgaggaaaggaaaaaattcaaaaaagaaagaaaggaataGCTGTACAtacaaaataaaagggaaattATTTTCGTATATATATCTTGTTATGTTCAGAGAATGACTCACTTCAATATAAAATGTATAGAGATAATTCAATATAATATGCGCACAAACAGATATATGTATTCTACGTTAGATTGATGGTTAAAATAACCATGTCAATAGTTTATCCATCACATGCACTTTGCCTTTGCAAAATTATTAATGCCTTTCTTCCACCATAATTTTCCAACTAAATTCGAATAtgtttttattaattgaattaaATGTTCCTCGATTATTCTTCCAATAATCTGATTAATAAAAAAAACCCATTAATAACCCACCACATTTAAGTGGATAAGCAATTACAAATTCAACCATTTATTATGTAGTAATTAGGTAAAAGCATTTAACGTAAAGTGTGACTAACTGTTGTGTTAATCCATGCAAACGGGACTAATGAGGTTATTTAGGTTCTTCGGCAACATATACAAtctatgatttttattttagaatagTAAATATTAGACAATCTATAtggaatatttttaaaattttatatctATCGTGACAAATTCCATCATTATTATTGGAGTTTAAAATAGTTGATTAGTAGATTTGATAAGTGTAACATGTATAGAATGAAGTTGTAGTAGTTAATTTTATCAGAAgacattaaattttttttgtatacCGATTTATCTTATTAGAagacattttattttattttttgtatttttcaaaTCTATTCAGTATTATCTCATTAGCAGacattttgaaactttttgtatTTTTCACATCTATTTAGTGTTTTTcagatctttttttttctagagtATGTTTAACATGTCACTAATGTAGATTTTTGTGATGTAAATCAAAACAGTTTGGATGATGAGCAATCTCGTTAAACGAATTTGTTTGGATTCGCTTATTTTTCACAAACTAgttttttcaaatacaatactaCAGTAATACATAAACAAAATGACTTCAATccatacaataactcaaaaccaactaacaaatatatatatatataaaatcttACCCCATTTTCCCTTTCCACCTAATACCTTCAAAATGCTACCAAAAATATCTACAATAAAAGTTTTTTacatatattattatattaaaatttttcaaaaaaaaccTCCAAAAACAGTCCATACGGATCATGTCCAAAAAAAGGAAGTTAAAGTAGCTTAAGATGCAAATTGCAAATGGGAAAAAGTTTGGGAGGTCAAAATAGTACTATAATCAAATCCTTCACATTGCGAACGAGGGAAGCAACTGCCCAGCTGCCAGCATTGCGCATTCACACTGACGCCGTCCAACAAAAACTAGTTCCCACCAAACGCGACTTTTGACCGGGCATTTGCCACTCCCAAAAACGCGAAACTAATATGGAAACTACTCAACGCCTTCTCCACAGAACCCTCTGGAATTACAATCTCCACCGGCCATCACCCATCCAACGGCCACTAGTCTTTCATCAAAAGACGGAGAGTATTCTAGACCCTTCTCAATTTTTCCCGAACACAAAGCATATTTCTTAATCCAACGGCCCAAATTCATCTCCAATTGGTATTTGGGATTAAAATCTCAGCCGTTCAAGCGTCTTTCCAAAAGTATATTTAAATAGCTCCTCAGATGTCCTAGGAATTGTCTCTGAGAATCTTGTCGCTGTTTCTAGCCTTCGTTGCCCTTTTCTCTTCAGCTCTCTGAAAAAGTCGAAAATCGTCGTAAATCACAAGCGAAGATGTTTGGGAGGGCGCCTAAGAAAAGTGATAATACGCGGTACTATGAGATATTAGGGGTGTCGAAGAATGCTTCTCCTGAAGATCTTAAGAAAGCTTACAAGAAAGCCGCCATCAAGAACCATCCTGATAAGGGCGGCGACCCTGAGAAGGtacccttttctttttggaacaATCTGGGATCTTGATCTTGAGAAAAGGGTTTGATTTGTTAGGAgtattttttggttaaatttagtttgagattttttttaaaaaattattttgcttGAATTTGCGTTCTCTTGTTATTAGAATTTTGAGGATAAAAAGGGTCTTGTGATCTGATTTGATGTGGGAATTTCGAAAGGATTATAGTTGTTAAGACAAGTCCTATGATAGTGTAATGAGAAGCAATGAAGCTTTTGATTTGTGTTGTGATTGATCGGGAACACGCCCTCTGTAATGTACTTTCCTGTTTATTACTTTAATCATTTTGTTCAATTCATGCCAAATAAGTTTGAGCTCACGTTCCAcaatttgttattttcttggaTTTTTGAGGTATACATCGAGCTCGGGTTGTCAGTTTGGATAGTTTTATTTTCCGATGTTATAGAAACGGGTTTACACAATATAGGTCTAATTGGTTCTGTTTGATTGAAAGAATATTTCGTGAGAACATAAGATAtttaaggaagaaaaaagaggatATTTGCTGGTAGGCTATATTTTTGCTGATTGTCACTCTAGTTGTTTAGGTGATTTAGGGTTGAAATTATGCACATTGATTTTATATCGGATTAGCCAATGTTGTGAATGGGCAGTCTCTTGTAGGGCGTCTTGAAGTTGTTCCCAATGGTGTTCATGGCTTGATTGTCGAACTTTTCCACAGGGTGGAAGTTAGTATTTGACAATAACTATCCGGCCTGTTTTTGCACCAAAAAGACAGGGGAAAGGAGGTTTAAAACTCGTGAATAGTTGCATTTTTCGTCCTATTCTTTGGGAAgctggaagaaaaaaaagggggcgGGTTGTTCTAGAACTTGGGAGGGGGATGTGTAGGATTGCAAGCTTTCATTGGGAGTGTGGTCAATGTAGGTGAATAAGATAATCAATTGGATTAAGGGGACTTAATAATGTATCCGTGCTGGCCTGTTGGAACTTATCTTTGTATATTTGAAGGGTAATATTATGAGATGATTGTGAATTTGCTGTCTCCAATTACTTGCTTTGCTATAGAGTCATGGCATTAGCGTAAGATTTAATGTCCTTTGAGAATTATCTAACTGTGAGCTGTTGCGGAAGACTAATGAACATAAATTGGCATTTTCCTTTCAGTTTAAGGAGCTAGCTCATGCTTATGAGGTCTTGAGTGACCCAGAAAAGAGGGAGATTTATGATCAGTATGGTGAAGATGCCCTCAAGGAGGGAATGGGTGGTGGTGGAGGCATGCATGATCCATTTGACATCTTCCAAACTTTCTTTAATTCAGATCCATTTAGTAGAGGTGAGACGTTCATATTGCCAAAAGAAAAATGTTTGCTTATCCTAGACCATTTGTTAGTTTGGTGGATTTAAAATCCATTTGGAATAATGCGTGGAGATTGGATCTTTAGTTTTGGTCGGTCAGATTTTAACAGTGGGGGTACTGTACTTGTTTGTGAACAGGTAGCAGTAGGGGACGAAGACAGAGGAGGGGTGAGGATGTAGTTCATCCATTGAAGGTGTCGTTGGAAGATCTGTACAGTGGTACAACCAAGAAGCTCTCTCTGTCCCGGAATGTTATTTGTTCAAAGTGTAGTGGGTAAGTATTTACCGCTGCATTTAAATCGAGTTTTCATTAGAAGTTTTgattggcttttttttttgattttgatttgtcAATTCTTGCTGATATGTGGTTGTCTGTGCAGAAAAGGATCAAAATCTGGAGCTTCAACAAAGTGTTCCGGTTGTCAAGGTACTGGTATGAAGGTGACAATTAGACAGCTTGGTCCTGGAATGATCCAGCAAATGCAGCATCCTTGCAATGAATGCAAAGGAACTGGAGAGAGTATCAATGACAAGGACCGCTGTCCACAATGTAAAGGTGAAAAAGTTGTCCCAGAGAAGAAAGTCTTGGAAGTTCATGTGGAGAAGGGCATGCAAAATGGCCAGAAGATTACTTTCCCTGGAGAGGCAGATGAAGCGGTAAGAAGTGGTGCATTGTGACAACTTTCTGAAACAGTTGAAGTTTTGAGAACTTTATTATATTATTCTGACTTAATATTGCTTCTGTCCAGCCCGACACTGCCACTGGGGATATAGTGTTTGTTGTCCAGCAGAAAGAGCATCCAAAGTTCAAGAGAAAACATGATGATCTTTTTGTCGAGCATACTTTGTCTCTCTCTGAGGCACTCTGCGGCTTCCAGTTCATCTTGACGCACCTGGATGGAAGGCAACTTCTTATAAAATCAAAGCCAGGAGAAGTTATTAAGCCTGGTCAGTATATTCTTTCACGCTATTTAATCAATTGCACCTATTTTCTGATTAGAGTTTACCATGTATTTGACATGCGAATTATACATTGTGCACAAACTTGCAGATCAATTCAAGGCAATCGATGATGAAGGGATGACAATGTACCAGAGGCCATTTATGCGGGGTAAAATGTATATTCATTTCACTGTAGAGTTCCCGGACTCTTTGAGCCCCGACCAGGTGAAGGCTTTGGAAGGAATCCTTCCTCCAAAGCCACAATCACAGTTGACTGACATGGAGCTAGATGAGTGTGAGGAGACAACATTGCATGATGTCAACATTGAGGAGGAGATGAGGAGGAAGCAAGCTGCTCAGCAAGAGGCTTACGAGGAAGATGATGACATGCATGGTGGTGGAGCTCAGAGAGTGCAATGTGCTCAACAGTGATCCCTTGAAGATTTTTAGGACGAGATGATTTTCTACTTTCTCAAATGCCATGAGCTTATAAGAGTTGCTGTTCATGTATTTGCTTTGGCAGATTAATCTAGTTTTGTCTGCAGTTGTTGATCTTGAAGGAGAGAATTTACTTGGCACAATTTGCtcctcttgctttcttttttttcccctttttcttggGGAGAAACAATTGGGCTTTTGGCAGAAAAGATCAGTAGTAGTAGTTCCCCTGGTCTAGAAAAGTACTATGTTTTTGCACACTGATTTTACAAAATCTTTCTACTGACGAAAGAAACTGAACTGTTATTGGTGCAAGATTTCCTTTACTAAATGTGTTGATCTAACCTTTGAGAAAAGGGTGTTGAAATATCATGGAATATCTCCTGAATTCATTACATCATTAACATTAATGGTAGACCAGCACAATTCCATTAACTGCAGATGAGCAAGCCCTGTTTTATATTGGTGTGGAAGGCAGGCAGATAAGACGGAGGAGAAAAGGGTGTTGAAATATCATGGAATATCTCCTGAATTCATTACATCATTAACATTAATGGTAGACCAGCACAATTCCATTAACTGCAGATGAGCAAGCCCTGTTTTATATTGGTGTGGAAGGCAGGCAGATGAGACGGAGGAGAAAAGTGCAAAAGAAAAGTAATTGACTTCTTTCTTATtgcaattaaaaagaaagaaatggaaagaaaaacgaaggaaaaagagagaagtcaaaacaaaaattgCTATAAAGTGTGGTTTACGGGAAACAATAACAGTGATGATGACCGCTGATTGCTTTACAAGCTCACTCATCAAAAAAGAAGTTTTGGCTGGGGCTACTTTGTGGTAAGATATCGTAGTAGT encodes:
- the LOC113779823 gene encoding dnaJ protein homolog ANJ1; this encodes MFGRAPKKSDNTRYYEILGVSKNASPEDLKKAYKKAAIKNHPDKGGDPEKFKELAHAYEVLSDPEKREIYDQYGEDALKEGMGGGGGMHDPFDIFQTFFNSDPFSRGSSRGRRQRRGEDVVHPLKVSLEDLYSGTTKKLSLSRNVICSKCSGKGSKSGASTKCSGCQGTGMKVTIRQLGPGMIQQMQHPCNECKGTGESINDKDRCPQCKGEKVVPEKKVLEVHVEKGMQNGQKITFPGEADEAPDTATGDIVFVVQQKEHPKFKRKHDDLFVEHTLSLSEALCGFQFILTHLDGRQLLIKSKPGEVIKPDQFKAIDDEGMTMYQRPFMRGKMYIHFTVEFPDSLSPDQVKALEGILPPKPQSQLTDMELDECEETTLHDVNIEEEMRRKQAAQQEAYEEDDDMHGGGAQRVQCAQQ